From the Cryptosporidium parvum Iowa II chromosome 2, whole genome shotgun sequence genome, one window contains:
- a CDS encoding hypothetical protein (similar to Got1-like family involved in golgi traffic, multi-transmembraned domain protein), which yields MMDDNRKIGLGCCGLGMILIILGVLLFFDKALLTIGNFTFVAGLTLVLGLSKVTRFFLKPDKLKGTLFYFGGLFVIIVKSTIIGFILQMFGLFYLFNSFLPNIVSYIKLSPLSFILELPGIKQLSEWIYDQRRLPL from the coding sequence atgaTGGATGATAATAGGAAAATAGGGCTTGGATGCTGTGGTCTTGGaatgattttgataattttagGAGTTTTATTGTTCTTCGACAAAGCACTGTTAACTATTGGAAATTTTACTTTTGTTGCAGGGTTAACATTAGTTTTAGGCCTAAGCAAAGTTACAAGATTCTTCTTAAAGCCTGACAAACTTAAAGGAACATTGTTTTATTTTGGGGGATTATTTGTGATTATAGTGAAAAGTACAATTATTGGATTTATTCTACAAATGTTTGGTTTGTTTTATCTTTTTAACAGTTTCCTACCAAACATTGTTTCCTATATAAAGCTTTCTCCACTAAGTTTTATTCTAGAGCTTCCAGGAATTAAACAACTTTCTGAGTGGATTTATGATCAAAGAAGACTTCCTTTATAA
- a CDS encoding 40s ribosomal protein s24, with amino-acid sequence LSGIIFLNKKKFFQDKFGVVFKNSKNITMNNFTVRVRQFLNNPLLARKQFVVDVIHPSLGGVSKSDLKAKLAKLYKVQDANCIVLFGFKTAFGGGRSSGFCVIYNNISALKKFEHRYRQVRMGIAEKVTATGRKGRKETKNRRKKVRGTEKAKISGGKK; translated from the coding sequence TTAAGCggaattattttcttgaacaaaaaaaaattcttccaGGACAAATTCGGTGttgtttttaaaaattcaaaaaatataacAATGAATAACTTTACAGTCAGAGTACGTCAATTTTTAAACAATCCTCTCTTAGCCAGAAAGCAGTTTGTTGTTGATGTTATTCATCCATCATTAGGAGGAGTCAGCAAATCTGACTTGAAAGCTAAATTGGCTAAGTTATACAAGGTCCAAGATGCAAACTgtattgtattatttggTTTCAAGACTGCCTTTGGTGGTGGAAGATCCTCCGGATTCTGtgtaatatataataacaTTAGTGCCTTGAAGAAGTTTGAACACAGATATCGTCAAGTCAGAATGGGTATTGCTGAGAAGGTCACAGCAACTGGTCGTAAGGGTAGAAAAGAAACAAAGAATAGAAGAAAGAAGGTTAGAGGTACCGAGAAGGCTAAGATATCTGGTggaaaaaagtaa
- a CDS encoding transcription factor TFIIF — MADTSSRVKTSSSSVTAMSSIENRRRKNVTIRKPIILGTYAFMLSIAEQKKRGDNATHSWTCFLRSPDNEDISYYVKKVVFSLHPSFLNPNRVVEKCPFEVTECGWGEFDIMAKVYFVDSTEKPVEIKHFLRLYPPGTTDVRSVKFPSDNTPSDCVASETYDEFIFYEPTEKFYEKLISGPIQPMAQHRLQPYFHKTDKSAFEKTLAAAHVSIQNEMASLRAEIAQITLDIQNIRENYYSLRPSEVASMFPQQHIADQSPISESKSSHMMHQQSELSLPPGGPIIQKSELYGRSSPNQRTQNSKFQGLPNSRPDCTVDPQFQPQNIDHINHYDSGNIAQASGQQFHQNFQQQQQHQQHHQVHHNMTDIPPHQIHQGHSSHQNIYDNPKMVSHLAHNHNSNSNFKPNNSLDGVNIDINRQTQFQMTNQIQTNRNPENPHSVINNNQGQYSTHDPNLPPKMEPHSSNPNNANIQ; from the coding sequence ATGGCGGATACTAGTTCTAGGGTTAAAACATCATCATCAAGTGTTACAGCAATGTCCAGTATAGAAAATAGAAGGAGGAAGAATGTGACAATTAGAAAGCCAATAATTCTTGGTACCTATGCATTTATGCTTTCAATTGCAGaacaaaagaaaagagGAGATAATGCGACTCATTCTTGGACTTGTTTTCTAAGATCTCCTGATAATGAGGATATTTCTTATTACGTTAAAAAAGTTGTTTTTTCTCTCCATCCAAGTTTTTTAAATCCAAACAGAGTTGTTGAAAAATGTCCTTTTGAAGTAACAGAATGTGGATGGGGTGAATTCGACATTATGGCAAAAGTTTATTTTGTAGATTCAACAGAAAAGCCCGTTGAAATTAAACATTTCTTAAGGCTTTATCCACCAGGTACAACTGATGTAAGAAGCGTAAAGTTCCCTTCGGATAACACTCCTTCTGATTGTGTTGCTTCAGAAACTTATGatgaattcattttctatgAGCCTACGGAGAAATTCtatgaaaaattaatttctggTCCAATTCAACCCATGGCTCAGCATAGACTTCAGCCATATTTTCACAAAACTGATAAGTCTGCTTTTGAAAAGACCTTGGCAGCTGCACATGTTTCTATTCAAAATGAAATGGCATCTTTAAGGGCTGAGATTGCTCAGATTACTTTAGATATCCAAAATATTCGTGAAAATTACTATTCTCTTAGACCTTCAGAAGTTGCAAGTATGTTTCCTCAACAACATATTGCTGATCAAAGCCCTATTAGCGAATCTAAAAGTTCCCATATGATGCATCAACAGTCAGAATTAAGCCTTCCTCCTGGAGGGCCTATTATACAAAAATCTGAGCTTTACGGAAGATCATCACCTAACCAAAGGACTCAAAATTCAAAGTTTCAAGGTCTTCCAAATTCAAGACCTGATTGTACCGTTGATCCACAATTCCAACCTCAAAATATTGATCATATTAACCATTATGATTCAGGAAATATAGCTCAGGCCTCTGGTCAACAATTCCACCAAAACTttcaacaacaacaacagcaTCAACAACACCACCAGGTTCATCATAATATGACAGATATTCCTCCTCACCAAATCCACCAAGGCCACTCCTCTCATCAAAATATCTACGATAACCCCAAAATGGTGTCACATCTTGCTCATAATCATAATTCTAATTCAAACTTTAAGCCAAATAACTCTCTAGATGGAGtcaatattgatattaatagGCAGACACAATTTCAAATGAcaaatcaaattcaaactAATAGGAATCCAGAAAACCCACACTCCgttataaataataatcaaggCCAATATTCAACTCATGATCCAAATCTTCCTCCAAAAATGGAACCTCATAGTTCAAATCCAAACAATGctaatattcaataa
- a CDS encoding phosphatidylinositol phosphate phosphatase (DNase 1 domain, large conserved protein similar to SYNJ1; synaptojanin 1) has translation MGCSKTKWKCIHNGECSKEFYYRIHTFVGGLEISVEDVDTNPSSSKVSLYDEETISFPRLVIIRPKGLNNLKDVNSMKHVSEYRKNMSLDYFIEIYKDLYSEPLNVETSHLYDFTSNCIFEILSEKDIPLLTELRSLYGPPEFLNSENNIEGNILGNVLEKDESGILVINPWESSSIGQTGRNSSSNGTFAKDDTDPSSHNFDTSHRNSKQDLDTNLENSMGSLGLDFSGFSIASIKAFAIFGILFVFEEPYLLVSTSRDISSVIYQNGTYKTINRVTKSLAIPLFSNSIENQYFNLDDQIPFQNKEDGLKPSNESFFKQPEQMNYEFKVDQNDPNDKSKNDKSKKYMEKMEWINRVSSTLQKLSPIKGNKESFSLLSDSGANWLSNSLINVSSGILSTVSSAISNSINIQQNNPLLSTNNSPTNRQSKDSSLNYIDNQSKTKDPNSPISLEELLVERRNHLERLIEGVTKMISSGGFFYSFDMDITHTLQRKFENCWKDHTERVGSLGENGETSSEIKNKAYIISGDSRFIWNRNISLPVLISGVDPRWITPLIQGYFCNQAIIISPEGPGYNKIGPDVLSLKMNLINSFTDLDELIPQANNTNSSVTCEQKCACTDNGITPCRHKFACKMCYRDYIDSLTRYDIVLMSRRSWERGGTRFNARGIDENANVANFVESELQICINNSDHWFAFTQIRGSIPLFWEQTGVNSCAITCFDHDYSSFMFDKHHTKLVNLYGEVFYVNLLGSSAHEQALSLGLKKEINYYNLNIESKYSDVRYSEDSETGLVCNCMKNHIGSTKDEFCFCSCRAIPIVYTNYDYHQKVKNQGFESALNEYVSILAKEFGDRIGYFHGVFSNSNSKSCSELNSNNNQEPVTFVNFFDLDEFETKEETQKNNVNDVESLKNDRDREFIIKMRQKGVIRTNCLDCLDRTNALQWYIAWTWFVDLILSISTCSLENSNLQDKQDNGRNISQEGFVKSLLNSQLSHFGWFKLILNGGEKIQLEENNILEIINSKNLNQILIPRSINSCISSIPRIQTQSKVMNSPLTLSNPIIPSRISKTDFEIRNSPIQTAYREIVQRHSFVMKRSTGNNNNNSGLLNGLEINRNSSTIDLDDFRSKNLSQSSKNNLSIFEIFRECLLNGMGVVTLKDSFSLLWAENGDVISEHYTGAGSVFSGVIKNRKISLSTNFDHAVKSLRRLYHNAFEDSSRQQYIDCLLYKHPSNSSLLGRTDELFKDNLLDKDSKVQNFPQVLNKNSKELNSEKLTIWIGSWNLGGQPLNIDLDYWIKKDLPKNTSIVCFCMQEIVELSSVRVVFNQNDKNKEATFEMLALRSLGADKYIKLHSISLVGLFCVIFVRRSFHHFVKSVESNSIKLGLMGSTGNKGAVMIRMNIERYGSIVLTNVHLISGEQYKEERNSQLKLILQSPIFNEIPNFKGFLKSGSSLQDHDLVILAGDFNFRIQLPKQEVIDLIKDKNFVELLKFDQFLLEKKSDNEILSKLVEKEISFFPTYKYIRGEYIYDLTRTPSWCDRVLVLSNNSKLPMITTTDADTKNSKQDNFHEKDSFNDYNVTITGYKSDERYLVSDHHPVFAVISVQFN, from the coding sequence ATGGGATGTTCCAAGACTAAATGGAAATGTATCCATAATGGAGAATGCTCAAAAGAGTTTTACTATAGAATCCACACTTTTGTTGGAGGATTAGAAATTTCTGTTGAAGATGTGGACACAAATCCATCATCTTCCAAAGTATCTTTATATGATGAAGAAACAATATCTTTCCCACGCTTGGTAATAATAAGGCCAAAAggattaaataatttaaaagatgTTAACTCTATGAAACATGTTTCTGAATACAGAAAAAATATGTCTTTAGATTactttattgaaatttataaGGATTTATATTCAGAACCTTTGAATGTTGAAACTAGTCACCTTTATGATTTTACAAGTAATTGtatctttgaaatattatcagaAAAGGACATACCCCTTCTAACCGAGCTTAGAAGTTTGTATGGACCACCAGAATTCTTgaattcagaaaataatattgaaggaAATATTTTAGGAAACGTACttgaaaaagatgaaagCGGAATACTTGTAATTAATCCATGGGAATCATCTTCTATTGGCCAAACTGGAAGAAATAGTTCATCTAATGGAACTTTTGCAAAAGATGATACTGATCCATCTTCTCATAACTTTGATACATCACATAGAAACTCTAAACAAGATTTAGATACAAATCTGGAAAATTCTATGGGAAGCCTAGGCCTAGATTTCTCTGGATTTTCTATTGCTTCCATCAAAGCATTCGCAATTTTTGGTATACTATTCGTTTTTGAGGAACCCTATTTATTAGTTTCAACTAGTAGAGATATTTCAAGTGTGATCTACCAAAATGGAACCTACAAAACAATTAATAGGGTAACTAAATCTCTTGCTattccattattttcaaattctattgaaaaccaatatttcaatttagATGATCAAATTccttttcaaaataaagagGATGGTCTTAAACCAAGTAATGAATCCTTTTTTAAACAGCCTGAACAAATGAATTATGAGTTTAAGGTTGACCAAAATGATCCAAATGATAAATccaaaaatgataaatccAAGAAATATATGGAGAAAATGGAGTGGATTAATAGAGTTTCCTCAACATTACAGAAACTCTCTCCAattaaaggaaataaagaatCATTTTCACTTCTAAGTGATTCAGGAGCTAATTGGCTAAGTAATTCTCTTATTAATGTTTCTTCAGGTATACTAAGTACTGTTTCATCAgctatttcaaattcaattaatattcaacAAAATAATCCCTTACTAAGCACTAATAACTCACCAACAAATCGTCAATCTAAAGActcttctttaaattatattgatAATCAATCTAAAACAAAAGATCCAAATTCACCTATTTCTTTGGAAGAGCTTCTTGTTGAAAGAAGAAATCATTTAGAGAGACTTATTGAAGGAGTTACAAAAATGATTTCCTCAGGAGGATTTTTCTATAGTTTTGATATGGATATTACTCATACTCTCCAACGAAAATTTGAGAATTGTTGGAAGGATCATACTGAAAGAGTGGGATCTTTAGGTGAAAATGGAGAAACTTCTTCAgaaattaagaataaagCTTATATCATTTCAGGAGATTCTAgatttatttggaatagAAATATCTCTCTTCCTGTTCTCATCTCTGGAGTAGATCCACGCTGGATTACTCCTTTAATACAAGGATACTTTTGTAATCAAGCAATCATCATTTCTCCTGAAGGTCCTGGATATAATAAAATCGGTCCAGATGTTCTTTCACTCAAAATGAATCTAATCAACTCTTTTACTGACCTTGATGAGTTGATTCCCCAAGCTAACAATACTAATAGTTCAGTTACATGTGAACAAAAATGTGCATGTACTGATAATGGTATTACTCCATGTAGACATAAGTTTGCATGTAAAATGTGTTATCGTGATTATATTGACTCATTAACGAGATATGATATTGTTTTGATGTCTAGAAGATCATGGGAAAGAGGTGGAACACGTTTCAATGCAAGAGgaattgatgaaaatgcAAATGTTGCTAATTTTGTAGAATCTGAATTACAAAtatgtattaataattcagatCACTGGTTTGCATTCACTCAAATTAGAGGCTCAATTCCTCTATTTTGGGAACAAACTGGTGTCAACTCTTGTGCAATTACATGTTTTGATCACGACTATTCCAGTTTTATGTTTGATAAGCATCACACTAAACTTGTTAATCTATATGGAGAAGTATTTTATGTGAATTTACTTGGCTCTTCAGCTCATGAACAGGCTTTAAGCTTGGGATTAAAGAAGGAAATTAACtattataatttgaatattgaGAGTAAATACAGTGATGTTAGATATTCTGAAGATTCAGAAACTGGATTAGTATGTAACTGTATGAAAAATCATATTGGATCTACCAAAGAtgaattttgtttttgtaGTTGTAGAGCAATTCCTATAGTTTATACAAATTATGATTACCATCAAAAGGTAAAAAATCAAGGATTTGAAAGTGCATTAAATGAATATGTTTCTATATTAGCTAAAGAATTTGGAGATAGAATTGGCTATTTTCATGGTGTTTTTTCCAACTCTAATTCTAAGTCTTGTTCCGAattgaattcaaataataaccAGGAACCTGTTACTTTCGTAAACTTTTTTGATcttgatgaatttgaaactAAAGAAGAGACTCAAAAGAATAATGTCAATGATGTTGAATCATTGAAGAATGATCGAGATagagaatttattattaagatGAGACAAAAAGGAGTAATCAGAACTAATTGTTTAGATTGTTTGGATAGAACAAATGCTCTTCAATGGTATATAGCTTGGACTTGGTTTGtagatttaattttatcaatttctaCATGTTCTTTGGAGAATAGTAATTTACAAGATAAACAAGACAATGGTAGAAATATATCTCAGGAAGGTTTTGtaaaatctttattaaatagtCAACTATCTCATTTTGGATGGTTTAAATTAATCTTAAATGGTGGAGAAAAGATACAGTTAGaagaaaacaatattttagagataattaatagtaagaatttgaatcagATATTAATTCCAAGATCTATAAATTCTTGTATTTCTAGTATTCCAAGGATTCAAACTCAAAGTAAAGTGATGAACTCTCCTCTGACTTTGTCAAATCCAATAATACCTTCTAGAATTAGTAAGAcagattttgaaataagAAACTCTCCTATTCAAACAGCATACAGAGAAATTGTACAAAGACATTCATTTGTAATGAAAAGATCTACaggtaataataataataattcaggTTTACTTAATggattagaaataaatagaaaCAGCTCAACAATAGACTTGGATGACTTTAGATCAAAAAACTTATCACAATCAAGtaagaataatttatctatatttgaaatattcaGAGAATGTTTGTTAAATGGTATGGGAGTGGTTACTTTGAAAGACTCTTTTAGTTTATTATGGGCAGAAAATGGGGATGTAATAAGTGAGCACTATACTGGAGCAGGGAGTGTATTTAGTGGGGTTATTAAGAATAGAAAGATTTCTCTCTCTACAAACTTTGACCATGCTGTAAAATCTTTAAGAAGGTTATATCACAATGCATTTGAGGATTCTTCTAGACAACAATATATTGATTGTCTTTTATATAAACATCCATCAAATTCAAGTTTACTAGGACGAACagatgaattatttaaagataaCTTATTAGATAAGGATTCAAAAGTCCAGAATTTTCCCCAggtattaaataaaaattctaaAGAACTAAATAGTGAGAAGCTTACCATTTGGATTGGTTCTTGGAATCTTGGAGGCCAACCATTAAATATAGACTTGGATTATTGGATTAAGAAAGATTTACCAAAGAATACCAGTATTGTTTGTTTTTGTATGCAAGAAATTGTTGAATTAAGTAGTGTTCGTGTTGTGTTTAATCAGAATGATAAGAATAAAGAAGCCACGTTTGAAATGTTAGCTTTAAGATCATTGGGAGCTGATAAATACATAAAGCTTCATAGTATTAGCTTAGTTGGTCTTTTTTGCGTAATATTTGTCAGAAGATCTTTTCATCACTTCGTTAAATCTGttgaatcaaattcaataaaactTGGCCTTATGGGTAGTACAGGAAATAAAGGAGCTGTAATGATTAGAATGAATATAGAGAGATATGGAAGCATTGTATTAACCAATGTTCATCTTATTTCGGGAGAACAGTACAAAGAAGAGCGTAATTCTCAGCTCAAGCTAATTCTTCAGTCACcaatttttaatgaaatcCCTAATTTTAAAGGGTTTCTTAAAAGCGGATCATCTTTACAAGATCATGATTTAGTCATTCTTGCCGGagattttaatttcagaatTCAACTTCCTAAACAAGAGGTGATTGACTTgattaaagataaaaacTTTGTTGAATTACTTAAGTTCGACCAGTTTCTTTTGGAGAAGAAATCAGATAACGAGATTTTATCGAAATTAGTTGAAAAggaaatttctttttttccaaCTTATAAGTATATTCGAGgtgaatatatatatgaCCTCACTAGAACTCCTTCTTGGTGTGACAGAGTATTagtattatcaaataattctaaattGCCAATGATTACTACAACAGACGCGGATACAAAAAATAGCAAGCAAGATAATTTCCATGAAAAAGATTCTTTTAATGATTATAATGTAACTATAACTGGATATAAAAGTGATGAAAGATATTTGGTTAGTGATCATCATCCAGTATTTGCAGTTATTTCTGTtcaatttaattga
- a CDS encoding hypothetical protein (transcripts identified by EST) translates to GINLQYYLILQLKMFCGLIIKPGQKVKLDSTQGEILHLSQACLSEPKDNGRVYVQAIDNGNAYTICSLQKGTIEHANLDLFLSTSAEIELSIIGKNEVHISGFYEPEMEEDFDDDDALMGMSDEEEDEEEEEEEEPELESSKIDNKKSLKRKLPSKSDESTEEEIDDEEIDSDEADDLDLDELIQDNDEDDDEDGDEDSDEDDEDDLDDLDDDEEEEEEEEEPVKAPSTKNKNKQSSTSQKTKSSDSQPPSKKSRLESKSQSKPDQLYEESIIDFLKKNGRTNMAMIGNKIKRPEGVSKKLGSFIAERTDLFKVENNMISLVK, encoded by the coding sequence ggTATcaatcttcaatattatttgatattacAGTTAAAGATGTTTTGCGGATTAATCATTAAGCCAGGTCAAAAAGTTAAGTTGGATTCAACACAAGGTGAAATTTTGCACTTAAGTCAAGCATGTTTATCTGAGCCAAAGGATAATGGAAGAGTTTATGTTCAGGCAATAGATAATGGTAATGCATATACTATTTGTTCATTACAAAAAGGTACTATTGAACATGCAAATTTAGATTTATTCCTTTCTACATCAGCAGAAATTGAACTTTCtattattggaaagaaTGAAGTACATATTTCTGGTTTCTATGAACCAGAAATGGAGGAAGActttgatgatgatgatgcTTTAATGGGTATGtctgatgaagaagaagatgaagaagaagaagaagaagaagaaccCGAATTAGAGAGCTCTAAGATTGATAACAAGAAGAGTCTCAAGAGAAAATTACCATCTAAATCTGACGAATCCACTGAAGAGGAgattgatgatgaagaaatcGACAGTGATGAAGCTGATGATTTAGATTTGGACGAACTTATTCAGgataatgatgaagatgatgatgaagatggCGATGAAGATAGTGATGaggatgatgaagatgacTTAGATGATTtggatgatgatgaagaggaggaagaagaagaagaagaaccAGTTAAGGCACCATCTACAAAGAATAAGAACAAGCAATCATCAACCTCTCAAAAGACCAAATCTTCAGATTCTCAGCCACCTTCAAAAAAGAGTCGTTTAGAATCAAAGTCACAAAGCAAGCCAGATCAACTTTATGAAGAGTCAATTATCGATTTCTTAAAGAAGAATGGCAGAACAAACATGGCTATGATTGGAAATAAGATTAAGAGACCAGAGGGTGTTTCTAAAAAGTTAGGATCTTTCATTGCTGAAAGAACAGATCTCTTTAAGGTAGAGAATAATATGATTTCTCTTGTTAAGTAA
- a CDS encoding IMP4-like U3 small nucleolar ribonucleoprotein (snoRNP) (transcripts identified by EST), with translation MSNKEKKQISDKNTANKKNASKSSKNVKDKVDKETELANKEIDLKNIKNKIKRAELANQLKREKKLEKSKRRRENREKEKRGEEVVKGIPRTIENTREIDETFVHDPLNDKELHKEMENDEFSDYFSRKRSPKLLITTNNKASKHMYNFLKEIVSIIPNCDFYKRNGFNIKDIIKEVNEKGTENNYTDILIFTEHPIKKIPWGLYICHLPIGPTSYFRIRSVKLAQDMKGSAFSTTHNPEVILNNFDTRIGYRIGRQLASLFPFNPDFAGRRVIAFHNQRDFIFFRHYRYIFRKKRTTSTQNAEEQQDQAINSAGLQEIGPRFTLKLMWIQEGTFNTKKGIYEYLWRPDLQVNRKVFFL, from the coding sequence atgAGTAACaaggaaaaaaaacaaatatctGATAAAAACACtgcaaataaaaaaaatgcaaGTAAGTCATCAAAAAATGTAAAAGACAAAGTTGATAAGGAAACGGAATTAgctaataaagaaattgatttgaagaatatcaagaataaaatcaaaagagCAGAACTTGCCAATCAACTTAAACGAGAAAAAAAGTTGGAAAAAAGTAAACGAAGGAGAGAAAATAGagagaaagagaaaagaGGGGAGGAAGTAGTTAAAGGAATACCTAGAACAATAGAAAATACACGTGAAATTGATGAAACTTTTGTTCATGATCCattaaatgataaagaaTTGCATAAAGAAATggaaaatgatgaattttcAGATTATTTTTCTAGAAAAAGATCACCCAAATTACTTATCAcaactaataataaagctAGTAAGCATATGTACAACTTTCTTAAGGAAATTGTTTCAATAATTCCTAATTGCGATTTCTACAAAAGAAAtggatttaatattaaagatattattaaagaagttAATGAAAAAGGAACAGAAAATAACTATActgatattttaatatttactgAACAcccaattaaaaaaattccATGGGGATTGTATATATGCCATCTTCCTATAGGACCTACAAGTTATTTCAGAATTAGATCTGTTAAACTTGCACAAGATATGAAAGGCTCAGCCTTTTCTACTACACATAATCCTGAAGttatattgaataattttgacACTAGAATTGGTTATAGAATAGGAAGACAACTAGCTTCTTTGTTTCCATTTAATCCAGATTTTGCTGGTAGAAGAGTTATTGCATTCCATAACCAAAGAgactttatttttttcagaCATTATAGATACATTTTCCGTAAAAAAAGAACAACCAGCACACAAAATGCTGAAGAACAACAAGATCAAGCTATTAATAGTGCTGGACTACAGGAAATTGGTCCAAGATTTACATTAAAACTTATGTGGATACAAGAAGGTACTTTTAATACTAAAAAAGGTATTTATGAGTATTTGTGGAGACCTGATTTACAAGTAAATAGGAAGGTCTTCTTTTTATAA
- a CDS encoding glycerol-3-phosphate dehydrogenase: MCLRQHLRCSSLKVTIFGAGSFGSAISCVVGYNTERTLIFNSEVKLWLYDERLESGEYLADVINRDHVNVKYLPDFKLPNNIRAVTDLKEACEDCNLMIFVIPSQFIRSVASQIRKLDIDFSRAVRAVSLTKGFLVENGHPFLISKIIEEELGIDCCVLSGANVASGLAAKEFGEATLACSDYDDAYIWQYLFDTPWFKIDCVPDVICTELFGGLKNIIALLVGMIQGLGCGTNTVAAVMRLGVLEMILYGSIFFNIRSSIMTRVFFESCGIADLVTTCLGGRNVRGGKAFTLSNGQKPWEEIEAEVTGGQHLAGLVTLKEINETLEVLLIEKSIDVDKHFPLFRSCFKIAYTGAPPRSLIDILGRNELRELRFVPSGLLSLIDDSPNHGEVMQRSSSRQVGSLILSKTQSCMQYE, encoded by the coding sequence ATGTGCTTAAGACAACATCTTCGTTGTAGTTCATTAAAAGTAACCATTTTTGGTGCAGGAAGCTTTGGATCAGCAATTAGCTGTGTTGTAGGGTATAATACTGAAAGgactttaatatttaacaGTGAAGTAAAACTTTGGCTATATGATGAACGACTTGAATCAGGAGAGTACTTAGCTGATGTTATTAACAGAGATCATGTTAATGTCAAATATTTACCAGATTTCAAGCTACCTAATAATATCAGAGCTGTTACTGATTTAAAAGAAGCATGTGAAGATTGCAATCTAATGATATTTGTCATTCCAAGCCAATTTATACGCTCTGTGGCATCCCAAATTAGAAAGCTAGATATTGACTTTTCTAGAGCTGTTAGAGCTGTATCATTAACAAAAGGTTTTCTTGTTGAGAATGGCCATCCATTTCTAATTagtaaaattattgaagaagaattgGGAATCGATTGTTGTGTTCTTTCAGGAGCAAATGTAGCTTCAGGATTAGCAGCTAAGGAGTTTGGTGAGGCAACTTTAGCTTGCTCTGATTATGATGATGCTTATATTTGGCAATACTTATTTGATACTCCTTGGTTCAAAATAGATTGTGTTCCTGATGTTATTTGTACTGAACTTTTTGGAggattaaaaaatattattgcatTACTTGTAGGTATGATACAAGGTTTAGGATGTGGTACAAATACCGTTGCAGCTGTTATGAGATTAGGAGTACTTGAAATGATTCTATATGGaagtattttctttaatattagaagtTCTATTATGACTAGAGTTTTCTTCGAATCATGTGGTATTGCTGACCTAGTCACCACTTGTTTAGGTGGAAGAAATGTTAGGGGAGGTAAAGCTTTTACATTATCAAATGGTCAGAAGCCCTGGGAAGAAATTGAAGCTGAAGTAACAGGAGGTCAGCATCTTGCTGGGCTTGTAACTCTTAaggaaattaatgaaactCTTGAAGTTTTATTGATTGAGAAGTCTATTGATGTAGATAAGCATTTCCCGCTTTTTAGAAGCTGCTTTAAGATTGCATATACTGGTGCTCCTCCCAGATCATTGATTGACATTCTAGGAAGAAATGAACTGAGAGAGCTTAGGTTCGTTCCATCTGGACTCCTTTCCCTAATTGACGATAGTCCAAACCATGGAGAAGTCATGCAAAGATCTTCCTCCAGACAAGTTGGCTCTCTTATTTTATCTAAAACACAAAGCTGTATGcaatatgaataa